DNA sequence from the Bombus huntii isolate Logan2020A chromosome 16, iyBomHunt1.1, whole genome shotgun sequence genome:
aagtAGATTATGGTTTACAAAATGTGAGAACATTTTATTGAGATAGGGATCAAAATGaagtaaagaaatttttaatgacgGTAATGTACTTGAAGCGTAAAGATAATTGGATACTTCAAAGTGAATGGCTTTGAAAGAATAAGAAGTGATTGGATGCGTTCGTGTGTAACATAAATTATTGTACCGAGTCACTGAGAACCACGCTTTTTGCTTAGTTTTACTTCGGCGAATAACTATAAATCTTctttaacgatattttatgtttaatacgatacttctttaaattatttaaattgacgggaaataaaattcttataaaaatatcaaagaaattgtctaaattataatttagaatttatattagctctaaaaaaaaaaaaaaattaattataaaaattggcgaaaaatattaatcttaacaatatatttgaatttttatacctcaaaaaatataatatttttatatataaaatgtataaatatgcaattgtttataatttagATTGAATTCATACAAGTGACTAAAAGTTATTGCTCAAGGAAAGTATGTTCTGCCTCATAAGGAAAATATAACGTATATTCCAATTTATCTCAAGTCAATAAACTTCAGTCGAAATGTCAATGCAATTTGTGCGTCACGAACGCAATTTTCCTTGTGCTTTCCCTGGTCGTTTCTTACGCCATACTTTTCCTATTTTCACATTCATAagaatacatatgtatatcaatatacatatgttagTATTATTGTGGAAAGAAATTGTTTCTTCGATACAAATGGAAAGAAAATCcttcaaatattcaatttagagattaattaaaataaaatataaagtcATTATAATGttcttaaatgtaaattttaattcactATGTTGCACAATTATCTCTTTATCATAACTATCTCTTCACTTTAAAAGCCAACTGTCAATATACATCCATATTCCTCTAACAATAGATTTTAACAATGAATTTACCTCAAAAACTGCTTCTTCCAGGAGCAGATCGATGAAACTTCTCATAAACTTCTCATGGACCTCTCTCACCGGAAGACTCCTGTAGTTACAATCTTCTCTGGATTCCCCGTTGGCAATAGAATTTGGACAACCATCTTGATAATCTTCTTCATCATCGCCAGAAGATAGACGAGCAAGATTGCTCTGTAAACTGTTATCACAGACTTTTCTCAAGAAATTATCTCCTATTTGGGGCGGAGACACGCTCACAGTTCCCTCGTTAGCCGGCATGGTTACGTATCGAAGTTTTTCTCAATCTGTTCCGCGTGGTGCTCCTACAGTTTCCTTTATACTAATGTCTACTGACCAAGGACAAGATCGTTGCGCGTTAACTACCTTCGGCTGCATTTGCTTCACCGAGATTCGCGGCACTGGTTCTCCTTTCCTGCCTCTTTTTCTGATGAATATCGCGACCAGGGCCTTGATGAATTGGGAAACTATCCTTTGTTCTATATTGCTGTTTCGACTAATCCAGTAAATAAAGCGACAATGCGATGAGATACATTTGAATGTAAATTGAGATCTTAATTCAGCTGTTTAGTTGTGTTTAACTTTCTCCAATTATCgattattatcttttttcttgCGATGAATTTTTGCGTCAAATCCGTAAACATTCTTCTTGTGCACTCGTTtcaattaattagaaaattatagtaatattaatattcatagATGATTCGTCCTTGAAAGCATTCTTGGATTAATTCAAGAAGGAAAGAacagaaacagaaaaaaaagatttatttttaatatttgttattttaatacgttttcttctctttctttttaaggGTGATGAGAAAGATCGAGATTGTTTCGAGCTACTGATGCTCGTTACCGGTAATGGTAATAGCTGGTGATTTGGTGGATTATTTAAGCTGGATTctattacataattttattacgtcCAATAATAAGTTACATATATGGAAATGCAGTCACCAATAATTTTTATCCTTAATACGTAATTGAATGATATTCAATCTCTTCTAGAAACTTTGACGCACTACAAATATTCTGAGAAGAAACTGGATGCTTAGAGCCAGTTGCAAATATTCTTCAGTGCTAATCAATCAAAATTGCTTATTACTGATTATGTAatgaaaatgaacaaaaattgaaaattattggattgtaatatttttacgaGATTACGTTTGCTTCAAGACGCATGTAGATGATACAATGATCGATAATGATTATATAGACTCCAATAATGTAACAAAAACAAAATACTTGGGTCGTGTATGCATAAATGAATATGCATGCATATGTATCATTTGCGAATGTATCATTTACGTATCACGTGTATGGTGTCAAGTATCATTGGGATGAGACTTTCTTAAATTACAACCACCAATCAGTACCAAACTTCAATCACAAAAACATTCCTTATAAATGATCAACAACactatttataatttgtaatagtAAAACACATTGGTTTTTGTgtttaacgaaaaaataaatttttaaaaataatttatttataatcgaGCATTTACTATGctgtttaacgaataatactCGACACTTATCTAtggatatatgtatatttttgtgAGTTACACAATGTTTACGCTGcctacaatttttaaataccgCTAATTCCccgtatcaaatatttttggtGATCTAATAACAActtcatttttttatacaaatatgttTTTAGACAAGCCAAACATGTTTGTTTATAGATGAATCATTAATAGCTTTcaatattagaaaaatatttcatattttcaggTACATATTTAGTGTTCTAGTACGTAGGTTCGCATAACAGAGCATATTATTCTTTTCGTTTGAATCTAATCAGCATAATATTAGGAAAATCTTCCTTTGAAAGTCAGATCTGGACCAATCTAACAAGTAgaaatgatatttataatagCTTAAAATGGTTCCAATACAGTTAAatactgttttatttttaaaaatataaattgtaatgcGAGTGATTAATAAGTTTCATTATACACTTACACATCTTTTACAAAATTGATTGCATTTAGGAAAAAGACTTGCTGACATTTCCTTTGAGATTCAAACGTATTTTTGAAAACatattatgtataattttgcATCAGGAGACTGTTTTACAGCGACATAAGGCACAAACttcattgaatttatttttcataaaatatataagcTTTGATAAGTTATTTTAAAAAGTCTTTTAAAATACTTTGTATGTTAATTCTATGTAGATACTAGGTATAGaagaatttcaatgaaatctGTTTGAGATAGCTTTTTTGTCATTAGAAACATATTCTAAGTACATAGTATAGAACTATTTCACAGTATCCATTGCTTCTCTTATCGcctgataaaaatatacatacctAGAAACTATGGTATATCTACATTTTGAAATATGcaattatataaatagataCAGATATAAactctttatttatttatacaaactCTATTCATTATGGTAATAAAGTAACATATGTTATAATAAAATGCAACAATATTAATCAGAACCCTCTGCATAAAGTTTACAAAATAGTGCAAGCTCCACTTAAATTGTCTTAAGTGAACAAAGTCTTAAATGTGTAGAGGAACCCTTTAATTGTAtgtcaatattttacaaacttGTGTTTCCCACAATTAACTAAGTTACCAATTATTGTACACATCCCTGATCATTGGAACACTACTTCTCCTTATAATGttagtttaaatatataattacgtGGATGCACAGTActagtaaaaaattaattttttggttaATTAATTAACCACTAATTCCACGGTTTGCTCATATACCTCCATATCTACACAATAATTGCATAAGAATTAAGACTGTAATATGTAACACATTAACCAAAATAGGCACCACAATTAGAACAACGTCGAGTTTTTAATAGTAAGCAGCATATTATTCCTAATGGGAAGAACAGGATTGCACATAGTAGTCCCAGACATGTAAAATCATCTTCCATTACACCCACCTATGTTGTAAAATCGGACCTTAGTCCCTACtttttacctcaaataatTGAATACCAAACATATGAGAAGGAAATTAAgatttgtttattaaaaattacttaCTCTGCATGCAGGACATCCTCCAACTAAAATTATTTCTGGCATAAGTATAGTGGTTGATTGTGTAGAACCATAGGAAGGTACATAATTGTGATTATTAGTTCCACTTGCGCTAGGATAGTACCCTGCAGGTGGAGG
Encoded proteins:
- the LOC126874618 gene encoding brain protein I3 isoform X1; protein product: MEKQPLITGNDKPPSYAAATAPITNSSWQSHPGYNATQCAGSTSWPPPAGYYPSASGTNNHNYVPSYGSTQSTTILMPEIILVGGCPACRVGVMEDDFTCLGLLCAILFFPLGIICCLLLKTRRCSNCGAYFG
- the LOC126874618 gene encoding brain protein I3 isoform X2, whose product is MEKQPLITGNDKPPSYAAATAPISYNATQCAGSTSWPPPAGYYPSASGTNNHNYVPSYGSTQSTTILMPEIILVGGCPACRVGVMEDDFTCLGLLCAILFFPLGIICCLLLKTRRCSNCGAYFG